A part of Eubacterium sp. AB3007 genomic DNA contains:
- the miaB gene encoding tRNA (N6-isopentenyl adenosine(37)-C2)-methylthiotransferase MiaB — MSRKFHITTFGCQMNEHDSEIMAGMLQEMGYTPADERREANILIMNTCSVRENADKRFFGTLGQLKHRREQEDDLIVCVCGCMMQQQHIIDTLKAKYPWVDLVFGTHNIHRLPELLRNVISERAKIIEVPDQAEEMVEGLPASRLYQCKALVNIMYGCNNFCTYCIVPYTRGRERSRRPEDILQEIRGLAEDGVREVMLLGQNVNSYRGEDQAGNKVSFAHLIRQIAEIEGVERIRFMTSHPKDLSDELIEVFRTCDKLCKNIHLPVQSGSTEIMQRMNRHYTRESYLEIVRKLREAVPEITISTDIIVGFPGETEEQFQDTLRMVEEVRYDSAFTFLYSIRKGTPAASYEEQIPEDVKHERFNRLVSMVDRISAEKNAKYEGRIERVLVEGPSKRDSNTLAGRTDGFKLVNFAGDPSLTGKFVDVEITRGKTFSLEGKLIERQEQR, encoded by the coding sequence ATGAGCAGAAAATTCCACATCACCACCTTTGGCTGCCAGATGAATGAGCATGACTCTGAGATCATGGCCGGAATGCTTCAGGAAATGGGGTACACACCGGCAGATGAACGGAGAGAGGCGAATATCCTCATCATGAACACATGCTCTGTTCGAGAGAACGCAGACAAGCGCTTCTTTGGTACGTTGGGGCAGCTGAAGCATCGGAGAGAACAGGAGGACGATCTGATCGTCTGTGTATGCGGCTGCATGATGCAGCAGCAGCATATCATCGATACATTGAAAGCAAAATACCCCTGGGTAGATCTGGTATTTGGTACGCACAATATTCACAGACTTCCTGAGCTCCTGCGGAATGTTATCTCGGAGCGCGCCAAGATCATCGAAGTGCCGGACCAGGCAGAAGAGATGGTGGAAGGCCTGCCGGCTAGCCGTCTGTACCAATGCAAAGCGTTGGTGAACATCATGTACGGCTGCAACAACTTCTGCACCTATTGCATCGTCCCCTATACCAGAGGACGGGAGCGAAGCCGGAGACCGGAGGACATACTTCAGGAGATCCGTGGTCTTGCGGAAGACGGTGTTCGAGAGGTTATGCTCCTGGGGCAGAATGTGAACTCCTATCGCGGGGAGGATCAGGCAGGGAACAAAGTCTCTTTCGCTCATCTCATCCGGCAGATCGCCGAGATCGAAGGTGTCGAGCGGATACGTTTCATGACTTCCCACCCGAAGGATCTGTCAGATGAACTGATCGAGGTGTTCCGTACCTGTGACAAACTCTGTAAGAACATCCATCTTCCGGTGCAATCCGGAAGCACGGAGATCATGCAGAGGATGAACCGTCACTATACCAGAGAGAGTTATCTGGAGATCGTACGCAAACTGCGAGAGGCGGTGCCGGAGATCACCATCTCTACAGATATCATCGTGGGATTTCCGGGAGAGACCGAGGAGCAATTCCAGGATACACTGAGAATGGTGGAGGAAGTCCGGTACGATTCTGCTTTTACCTTCCTGTATTCGATTCGGAAGGGTACTCCGGCGGCCTCCTATGAGGAGCAGATCCCAGAGGATGTCAAACACGAACGGTTCAATCGTCTTGTATCTATGGTTGACAGAATCAGTGCAGAGAAGAACGCAAAGTACGAGGGCAGGATCGAACGTGTTCTGGTAGAAGGCCCCAGCAAACGTGACAGCAACACGTTGGCTGGACGAACAGACGGGTTTAAACTTGTGAATTTTGCTGGGGATCCATCGCTCACAGGAAAGTTTGTCGATGTGGAGATCACAAGAGGAAAGACCTTCAGTCTGGAAGGAAAACTGATAGAGAGGCAGGAACAGAGATGA
- a CDS encoding Mur ligase family protein — protein sequence MKFLIALWLGKFLNWLIGRIDPSRGSNLAGQKAMRVDPFMLLHFKGIDPGKVLFITGTNGKSTTNNLINHIFRENGKTVVSNLEGANLIYGVATALIKACSLTGRLSADYYIFETDERYMPLIRKQIPAANILITNLQKDQVQRNGDPDFIYRKVRKAFGGEYTKLFLNNEEPRTMSFADLANEVVTYGVAQHSEAFTKNDSYVTMPCPRCHHKISFDYYNTDGIGRFHCDNCGLSSIEHADYELTDVNFGERSFVACGESFPMPYDTPYMLYNYAAAIAVAQELGGIAPADASRAFASFKNVGGRFEIMHYKGKTIKYMRIKQENPETLQTSINVMAADPNRKMIALGLCPLVDMIPHYANSFYAFDCDLSKLVQGDVEKYFCFSERVCYDTANRLIYEGVDPTLITIADTEDIHTIFQEIEEAETDNIYLITWLHTYEHMEKFLKEEGAVYE from the coding sequence ATGAAATTTTTGATTGCACTCTGGCTGGGTAAGTTTCTAAATTGGCTGATCGGGCGGATCGACCCGAGCAGAGGTTCCAACCTGGCCGGTCAGAAAGCCATGAGGGTGGATCCCTTCATGCTGTTGCATTTCAAGGGAATCGACCCGGGAAAGGTGTTGTTTATCACGGGTACCAATGGCAAATCCACGACAAACAACCTGATCAACCATATCTTCCGTGAAAACGGGAAGACCGTAGTATCCAATCTGGAAGGTGCCAATCTGATCTACGGTGTAGCGACCGCGTTGATAAAAGCCTGCAGTCTGACCGGGCGGCTCAGCGCAGATTACTATATCTTTGAGACAGATGAGCGCTACATGCCATTGATCAGGAAGCAGATCCCCGCAGCCAATATTCTGATCACGAACCTGCAGAAAGATCAGGTGCAGAGAAACGGAGATCCGGATTTCATCTACCGCAAGGTCAGGAAAGCCTTTGGCGGGGAATACACCAAGCTTTTCCTGAACAACGAAGAGCCCAGGACCATGTCCTTTGCGGATCTGGCAAATGAAGTGGTCACATATGGTGTTGCGCAGCACAGTGAAGCATTTACCAAGAACGACAGTTACGTGACCATGCCATGTCCGAGGTGCCACCACAAGATCTCCTTTGATTACTATAACACAGACGGTATCGGCAGGTTCCACTGTGACAACTGTGGGCTTTCCAGTATTGAACACGCAGATTATGAGCTCACGGATGTGAACTTCGGGGAACGAAGCTTTGTCGCCTGTGGAGAGAGCTTCCCAATGCCCTATGACACGCCATATATGCTCTACAATTATGCGGCAGCTATTGCGGTAGCCCAGGAACTGGGTGGCATTGCACCTGCAGATGCATCAAGAGCCTTCGCCAGCTTCAAGAACGTGGGCGGCCGGTTTGAGATCATGCATTACAAGGGAAAGACTATCAAATATATGCGTATCAAGCAGGAAAATCCGGAGACACTTCAGACCAGTATCAATGTGATGGCCGCAGATCCGAACAGAAAAATGATCGCACTCGGTCTGTGTCCGCTGGTGGACATGATTCCGCATTATGCTAATTCCTTCTATGCTTTTGACTGTGATCTGTCAAAACTAGTGCAGGGAGATGTAGAGAAGTACTTCTGTTTCTCGGAGCGGGTATGCTACGATACCGCCAATCGATTAATCTACGAGGGAGTTGATCCGACGTTGATCACCATCGCCGACACAGAAGATATCCATACGATCTTCCAGGAAATCGAAGAAGCAGAGACTGACAATATTTACCTGATAACATGGCTTCACACCTATGAACATATGGAGAAATTCCTGAAGGAAGAAGGTGCAGTATATGAGTGA
- a CDS encoding cobalamin biosynthesis protein CobQ, whose translation MSDFKIGWLFPDTLFLHGERGNLLALARFAQLAGLSPVVEKIDFSTEGFEPANYDVLFCAPGEIACFQDVVDWLTPYKDKLTGFVSGGHPLIVTGTSIGLFCHQVLRADGSEMYGLGLLRAIYGEKEDVYGDDIYFKCVYNDAEMEIIGNQIRMGNLDIGNEKPFGHLLYGYGNLGKDRTEGIIKWNSIFTNTLGPMLVCNPWLTQQIIRVAAKKKGIDDLDFHFDPKLEMDSFLTKKEFILTKETKLKNCK comes from the coding sequence ATGAGTGATTTCAAGATTGGATGGCTGTTCCCAGACACCCTGTTCCTTCACGGTGAACGGGGGAATTTGCTGGCGTTGGCCAGATTTGCACAGCTGGCAGGGCTGTCTCCTGTGGTGGAGAAGATCGACTTTTCTACGGAAGGGTTTGAACCTGCCAACTATGACGTTCTGTTCTGTGCGCCGGGAGAGATTGCCTGTTTCCAGGATGTGGTGGACTGGCTGACACCCTATAAGGATAAGCTGACCGGATTTGTATCCGGTGGACATCCGTTGATCGTGACCGGCACCTCCATTGGTCTCTTCTGCCATCAGGTGCTGAGGGCAGATGGTTCTGAGATGTATGGGCTGGGCCTTCTCCGAGCGATCTACGGAGAGAAGGAGGATGTCTACGGAGACGACATCTATTTCAAGTGTGTATATAATGATGCGGAAATGGAGATCATAGGAAATCAGATCCGCATGGGCAACCTGGACATTGGCAACGAAAAACCCTTTGGACATCTGCTCTATGGATACGGTAATCTTGGAAAGGATCGCACAGAGGGAATCATCAAATGGAATTCCATCTTTACCAATACCCTGGGACCTATGCTGGTGTGCAACCCCTGGCTGACCCAGCAGATCATTCGGGTAGCAGCCAAGAAGAAAGGCATCGATGATCTGGATTTCCACTTCGATCCGAAACTGGAGATGGATTCCTTCCTGACCAAGAAGGAGTTCATCCTGACCAAGGAAACCAAACTGAAGAACTGTAAATAG
- a CDS encoding site-2 protease family protein codes for MSRNSLMPIAIVIGAMVILNVLDGSFSNFPQWIYQELLLLPGIIIGLSFHEFAHGIVSYKLGDPTPKQQGRLTLNPMAHIDPIGFLCLFFAGFGWGIPVEIDPRYYKHRRRDEFMVSLAGVVMNLLIAILFMLVIRLLFSLTPTFAVSSVGGIVLEIIRNVVFINLVLMVFNLIPVPPLDGFGILTEIFDLRRFSWYSTIYQYGIFILLALILLNVTDMILTPLVNGAWSLLTNILLSGM; via the coding sequence ATGAGCAGAAACAGTCTGATGCCTATCGCCATTGTCATCGGGGCGATGGTGATCCTGAACGTATTGGATGGCAGTTTCTCGAACTTTCCGCAGTGGATCTATCAGGAACTGTTACTGCTTCCTGGTATTATCATCGGTCTTTCATTTCACGAGTTTGCCCATGGTATCGTATCTTACAAGTTGGGAGACCCGACACCTAAGCAGCAGGGCAGACTTACACTGAACCCAATGGCTCACATCGATCCCATCGGTTTCCTGTGCCTGTTTTTTGCAGGATTCGGCTGGGGAATCCCGGTAGAGATCGATCCCAGATACTACAAACACAGGCGGCGTGACGAATTCATGGTTTCCCTTGCGGGGGTGGTCATGAACCTGTTGATCGCTATCTTGTTCATGTTAGTGATCCGGCTGCTGTTTTCGCTGACACCGACTTTTGCAGTTTCGTCGGTGGGTGGCATCGTGCTGGAGATCATCAGAAACGTGGTATTCATCAATCTGGTGCTTATGGTGTTCAACCTGATTCCGGTTCCGCCATTGGACGGATTCGGGATCCTGACAGAGATCTTCGATCTGCGCCGGTTCAGTTGGTACAGCACCATCTATCAGTATGGCATATTCATTCTTCTGGCACTGATCCTGTTGAATGTGACGGATATGATCCTGACTCCGTTGGTGAACGGCGCCTGGAGTCTTTTGACGAACATTCTGTTGTCAGGAATGTAG
- the clpB gene encoding ATP-dependent chaperone ClpB, whose translation MNAERYTQNAQNAIMDSQNMALSEGHQELSGEHLHLALMMQKDGLIPKLVKYMGVEPSLVIADLEAEMQKLPKVSGAAGNVYASRRLSELFIQAEKEADQFKDDYVSVEHLYLALLNEKRTPSATIFGKYGIDRNRFLEALSKVRGNQRVTSQNPEENYEALEKYGRDLVEMARDGKLDPVIGRDEEIRHAIRILSRRTKNNPVLIGEPGVGKTAVVEGLAQRILKGDVPENLKDKTIFALDMGALIAGAKFRGEFEERLKAVLNEIDKSDGRIILFIDELHNIVGAGRTEGSMDAGNLLKPKLARGELHCIGATTLDEYRKYIEKDAALERRFQRVLVDQPSVEDTISILRGLKEKFEVYHGVRITDGALVACATLSDRYITDRFLPDKAIDLMDEAAARIRTEIDSMPAELDEISRKIMQLEIEKTSLAKEDDKASQARLEALEKELAELNDENSVMRAQWEEEKQAISKVKEIKQQIEDARRSLEEAERNYDLGRMAELQNGTIPALEKKLAEEKEKSETAKEKRLLQEEVNEEEIAEVISAWTNIPVAKLVETERDKLLKLPEILHRRVIGQDEGVKIVSEAILRARAGLKNENRPIGSFIFLGPTGVGKTELAKTLSEALFDTEKNMIRIDMSEYMEKHAVSRLVGAPPGYVGYDEGGQLTEAVRRRPYSVILFDEIEKAHPDVFNILLQLLDDGRLTDNQGRTVDFKNTVIIMTSNIGSADLIDNIREDGTISEEVKDSVEKQLRNYFKPEFLNRVDDVVVFSPLTKEQIVSIIDLSVSDVARRLSGRDITLSLTEAAKEYVADQAYDPNYGARPVKRYLQSTLETELARRIIEGQIYEGCSVIVDKGTDGLDVKVAASGDPVIA comes from the coding sequence ATGAACGCAGAAAGATACACACAGAACGCACAGAATGCGATTATGGACAGCCAGAATATGGCTTTGTCTGAGGGTCATCAGGAACTGTCAGGAGAGCATCTGCACCTGGCGCTGATGATGCAGAAGGATGGTTTGATCCCGAAACTTGTGAAGTATATGGGAGTCGAGCCTTCGCTTGTGATCGCAGATCTGGAAGCAGAGATGCAGAAATTGCCGAAGGTGTCTGGAGCGGCCGGAAACGTATATGCGTCCAGACGGCTTAGTGAGCTCTTTATTCAGGCAGAGAAGGAGGCGGACCAGTTTAAGGATGACTACGTCAGCGTGGAGCACCTGTATCTGGCGCTTTTGAATGAGAAGAGGACACCTTCTGCGACGATCTTCGGCAAGTATGGGATCGACAGGAATCGGTTCCTGGAGGCTTTGTCCAAGGTGAGAGGAAATCAGAGGGTTACCAGTCAGAATCCGGAAGAGAACTATGAGGCACTGGAGAAATACGGCCGCGACCTGGTGGAGATGGCCAGGGACGGCAAGCTGGACCCGGTGATTGGCCGTGACGAAGAGATCCGCCATGCTATTCGGATCCTGTCAAGAAGGACCAAGAACAATCCGGTGCTCATCGGCGAGCCTGGTGTAGGTAAAACCGCCGTTGTAGAAGGATTGGCCCAGCGTATCCTGAAGGGAGATGTACCCGAGAACCTGAAGGATAAGACGATATTTGCCTTAGACATGGGTGCTCTTATAGCGGGGGCAAAGTTCCGGGGAGAGTTCGAGGAGCGTTTGAAGGCGGTGTTGAACGAGATCGACAAGTCTGATGGACGAATCATCCTGTTCATCGATGAGCTCCACAATATCGTGGGTGCTGGCAGGACGGAAGGATCCATGGATGCCGGCAACCTCTTGAAACCGAAACTTGCCAGAGGGGAGCTTCACTGCATCGGAGCCACCACCCTGGACGAATACAGGAAGTACATCGAGAAGGATGCGGCACTGGAGCGCCGGTTCCAGCGGGTATTGGTGGATCAGCCCTCAGTGGAGGATACGATCTCTATTCTCCGCGGCCTTAAGGAAAAGTTTGAGGTCTATCACGGCGTCCGTATTACTGACGGTGCGCTGGTAGCCTGTGCAACGCTGTCGGATCGCTACATCACCGACCGGTTTCTGCCCGACAAAGCCATCGACCTGATGGACGAGGCGGCAGCCAGGATTCGGACAGAGATCGACAGTATGCCGGCCGAGCTTGATGAGATCAGCCGGAAGATCATGCAGCTTGAGATCGAGAAGACTTCGCTGGCCAAGGAAGATGACAAGGCTTCGCAGGCACGGTTGGAAGCGCTGGAGAAGGAACTGGCAGAGTTGAATGATGAGAATTCTGTCATGCGTGCGCAGTGGGAGGAAGAGAAACAGGCCATCTCCAAGGTGAAGGAGATCAAACAACAGATCGAGGATGCCAGACGTTCTCTGGAAGAGGCGGAACGCAACTATGATCTGGGCCGCATGGCCGAACTGCAGAACGGAACCATCCCTGCGCTGGAGAAAAAACTGGCAGAGGAGAAAGAGAAGTCGGAGACCGCCAAGGAGAAGAGGCTGCTCCAGGAAGAAGTCAACGAGGAGGAAATCGCAGAGGTCATTTCTGCATGGACCAACATCCCTGTGGCTAAGCTGGTTGAAACAGAGAGAGACAAGTTGCTGAAGCTGCCAGAGATCCTGCATCGTCGTGTCATCGGCCAGGATGAGGGCGTGAAGATCGTATCGGAGGCCATCCTGCGGGCACGGGCCGGACTGAAAAACGAAAACCGGCCAATTGGTTCTTTCATATTCCTGGGACCCACAGGTGTCGGAAAGACTGAACTTGCCAAGACGCTGTCGGAAGCTTTGTTCGATACAGAGAAGAATATGATCCGTATCGACATGTCGGAGTACATGGAGAAGCACGCCGTGTCCAGACTGGTGGGCGCGCCTCCGGGATATGTTGGATATGATGAGGGCGGTCAGTTGACAGAAGCTGTGCGGCGTCGGCCTTACAGTGTGATCCTGTTCGATGAGATCGAGAAGGCGCATCCGGACGTGTTCAACATCCTGCTGCAGTTGTTGGATGATGGACGACTGACGGACAACCAGGGACGGACAGTGGACTTCAAGAACACAGTGATCATCATGACCTCCAACATCGGCAGTGCCGATCTGATCGATAACATCCGAGAGGATGGGACGATCTCCGAGGAAGTGAAGGATAGCGTGGAAAAGCAGCTCAGGAATTACTTCAAGCCGGAGTTCCTGAACCGTGTGGATGACGTGGTGGTCTTCAGTCCGCTCACAAAGGAGCAGATCGTCAGCATCATCGACCTGTCTGTATCAGATGTGGCCCGTAGACTTTCCGGCCGCGACATTACCCTGTCATTGACTGAGGCCGCCAAGGAGTATGTGGCAGATCAGGCTTACGATCCAAATTACGGCGCCCGGCCGGTGAAACGGTACCTGCAGAGCACCCTGGAAACAGAACTTGCCCGCAGGATCATCGAAGGGCAGATCTACGAGGGATGTAGCGTGATCGTAGATAAGGGAACGGACGGATTGGATGTGAAGGTCGCCGCTTCTGGGGATCCGGTGATCGCATGA
- a CDS encoding DUF1848 domain-containing protein codes for MIINTGQRTDIPAFYSRWFLNRLQEGFVLVRNPYDPTHVTRYRLDPSVVDLLIFCTKNPAPMLPHMDELSSYRQFWFVTITPYGKDIEKNVPDRSQVMEDFCRLSEVVGPEAVSWRYDPILLTEKYSLQYHLEAFREMAEKLRGSTGQVVISFLDLYEKTKRNFPQGKPVCKEDRQRIGEAFAEIGKQNGMVVRSCFEGTELAPYGVDVSGCMTKEVLEKASGVRLCAPAQNLVRPGCDCLMGNDIGAYNTCRHFCRYCYANYDRRTVLQNAALHDPDSPMLVGDQMPEDQVKDARQESWIDSQLVFPI; via the coding sequence ATGATCATCAATACAGGACAACGTACAGACATTCCAGCCTTCTACAGCCGGTGGTTTTTAAACCGGCTGCAAGAAGGCTTTGTCCTTGTTCGCAATCCCTATGACCCGACGCATGTGACCAGGTATCGACTGGATCCGTCTGTTGTGGATCTTCTCATCTTCTGCACCAAGAATCCTGCACCCATGCTGCCTCATATGGACGAACTGTCCAGTTACAGGCAGTTCTGGTTTGTCACCATAACGCCATATGGGAAAGACATCGAGAAAAACGTTCCTGACAGATCCCAGGTGATGGAGGACTTTTGTCGACTTTCGGAGGTCGTTGGTCCGGAGGCTGTCAGCTGGCGCTATGACCCCATCCTGCTCACAGAGAAATACAGTCTGCAATACCATCTGGAAGCGTTTCGGGAGATGGCAGAGAAGCTTCGTGGAAGCACAGGGCAGGTGGTCATCAGTTTTCTGGATCTTTATGAGAAGACAAAAAGAAACTTCCCTCAGGGGAAACCCGTCTGCAAAGAGGATCGGCAAAGGATCGGAGAGGCTTTTGCTGAGATTGGAAAGCAAAATGGAATGGTGGTGCGAAGTTGCTTTGAGGGGACGGAACTGGCGCCCTACGGGGTGGACGTCTCTGGTTGTATGACAAAGGAGGTCCTGGAAAAGGCCTCCGGCGTTCGTCTCTGTGCACCGGCGCAGAATCTGGTGCGTCCCGGGTGTGATTGTCTGATGGGCAATGACATCGGAGCGTATAACACCTGTCGGCATTTCTGTAGATACTGCTATGCGAATTATGACAGGAGAACGGTACTTCAGAATGCAGCCCTCCATGATCCCGACAGCCCGATGCTGGTGGGAGATCAGATGCCGGAAGACCAGGTGAAGGATGCCAGACAGGAGAGCTGGATCGACAGCCAGTTGGTGTTTCCGATCTGA
- a CDS encoding GntR family transcriptional regulator, which produces MSIIQYLESDHPTNLPLSSEIFVKLREDILTGKLSSGDKLTESRICKEYGLSRTPVREAFRQLEADGLIENIPNRGAFVVGLSKQDIHDLKILRAQSEIQAVRWAVERITEEELEELQETFEFMEFYTMKNDIPKMLNINTAFHQIIYNATHNHMLTQQLISYQMYLRHCDPSNYFAPGYLREVLSEHREIFEALETGDPDAGAEAMRTHLQNAEHRKF; this is translated from the coding sequence ATGTCCATTATTCAATATCTCGAATCCGACCATCCGACCAATCTGCCGCTATCCAGCGAAATATTTGTGAAACTCCGGGAAGACATCCTCACCGGCAAGCTTTCCAGTGGAGACAAACTGACAGAATCCAGAATATGCAAGGAATACGGACTGTCCCGCACACCGGTCAGAGAAGCCTTCCGGCAATTGGAAGCAGACGGCCTCATCGAAAACATTCCCAACCGGGGTGCTTTTGTGGTCGGACTCAGCAAGCAGGATATCCACGATCTCAAGATCCTCCGCGCCCAGAGCGAGATTCAGGCGGTTCGCTGGGCCGTCGAACGAATCACAGAAGAAGAACTGGAGGAACTCCAGGAAACCTTTGAATTCATGGAGTTCTACACCATGAAAAACGATATTCCCAAGATGTTGAACATCAATACCGCCTTTCATCAGATCATCTACAATGCCACCCACAACCACATGCTGACCCAGCAGTTGATCTCTTACCAGATGTACCTTCGTCACTGCGACCCCAGCAATTATTTTGCTCCGGGCTATCTGCGAGAAGTCCTTTCCGAGCACAGGGAGATCTTTGAAGCGTTGGAGACTGGAGACCCCGATGCCGGCGCTGAGGCCATGCGCACCCATCTACAGAATGCAGAGCACCGAAAGTTTTGA
- the nth gene encoding endonuclease III: MDKDTVIEILDLLREEYPEAGCALDHMDPFQLLVAVALSAQTTDKSVNQVTPALFQAYPNAEALAQATPEDVAEYIKRLGLYKNKSRNIVAMAQKLVLEFDGEVPRGREELMSLPGVGRKTANVVQAEAFGAQRIAVDTHVQRVSNRIGLVHEKDVLKTEKALMEVLPEDRWTEAHHTIIFHGRNCCSARKPDCERCVLRELCEKNL; encoded by the coding sequence ATGGACAAGGATACAGTAATTGAGATATTGGATCTTCTTAGAGAAGAATACCCGGAAGCGGGATGTGCACTGGATCACATGGATCCCTTTCAGCTGTTGGTGGCGGTTGCGCTCTCTGCACAGACAACCGATAAAAGCGTGAACCAGGTGACCCCGGCTTTGTTCCAGGCTTATCCGAATGCTGAGGCGCTGGCTCAGGCCACGCCTGAGGATGTGGCGGAGTACATCAAACGGCTTGGACTCTACAAGAACAAGTCGCGAAATATCGTTGCCATGGCACAGAAACTTGTGCTGGAGTTCGACGGGGAAGTGCCCCGGGGCAGGGAGGAACTGATGTCGCTGCCAGGTGTTGGCCGCAAGACAGCGAATGTAGTCCAGGCAGAGGCGTTTGGCGCCCAGAGGATCGCCGTGGACACGCACGTGCAGCGCGTCAGCAACCGGATCGGACTGGTTCACGAGAAGGATGTGCTGAAGACGGAGAAGGCATTGATGGAGGTGCTTCCGGAGGATCGCTGGACGGAAGCGCACCACACCATTATCTTTCACGGTCGGAACTGCTGCAGTGCGCGGAAGCCAGATTGTGAGCGGTGTGTGCTCCGGGAACTGTGTGAGAAAAACCTTTGA
- a CDS encoding SEC-C metal-binding domain-containing protein, which yields MSLYQDWKDLLENQTDETLEAFWGEYSDAEMKIYTHLLKHKDEHLTGKLSELAGKFECRPVIFMGFLDGVETSLAEGCSLDLEALSEDSDVDVAVDYQKLYLNMWKADAPHLYTLEAWDNVIPQKEREKIGRDYKKSKVYHAPKKPGRNDPCPCGSGKKYKNCCGKN from the coding sequence ATGAGTTTATATCAGGATTGGAAAGACTTGCTGGAGAACCAGACAGACGAGACCCTGGAGGCGTTCTGGGGAGAATACAGCGACGCAGAGATGAAGATCTACACCCACCTGCTGAAACATAAGGACGAACATCTGACAGGCAAATTGAGCGAATTGGCCGGTAAGTTCGAATGCCGCCCGGTGATCTTCATGGGCTTCCTGGACGGCGTAGAAACCAGCCTGGCAGAGGGATGCTCCCTCGACCTGGAGGCTTTGTCCGAGGATAGCGATGTGGATGTAGCAGTCGACTACCAGAAACTCTACCTGAACATGTGGAAAGCCGATGCCCCCCACCTCTACACCCTGGAAGCATGGGATAATGTGATCCCCCAGAAGGAACGTGAGAAGATCGGCCGTGACTACAAGAAGTCCAAGGTTTATCACGCACCCAAGAAACCCGGCAGAAATGACCCGTGTCCCTGTGGCAGCGGCAAGAAATACAAGAACTGCTGCGGAAAGAACTAG
- a CDS encoding homoserine dehydrogenase: protein MKKYRIGILGLGNVGRGTYDVMTDNADLIKQRLGADYEIVRALEINPQAIERTGIDPAKVTDNADDIIKAEDIDIVVESLGGIEPSTTWMLTAMEHGKSVVTPNKAAVAANFQKLMATSKENDVLFRFEACVGGGIPCLTSILEPLSGNDFLQVSGILNGTTNYILSKMYDEGLDYDVILKDAQEKGFAEADPTADVEGIDCANKLSILISLCFGKYIPPMDIPRTGITGVDKAQIEAARAAGNKIKLLSYASLDENGEVDCYVKPVELPLSHPLSGVNNEYNAIYITGNMVDDVMLYGKGAGPHPTGSAIAGDIISIMREYNR, encoded by the coding sequence ATGAAGAAATACAGAATCGGCATACTCGGCCTTGGCAATGTCGGTCGGGGCACCTACGATGTAATGACAGATAACGCCGATCTCATCAAGCAGAGACTCGGCGCTGACTACGAGATCGTACGCGCGCTGGAGATAAACCCACAGGCGATCGAGCGGACTGGTATCGACCCTGCCAAGGTCACCGACAACGCAGATGATATTATCAAGGCAGAGGACATCGACATCGTGGTGGAATCTCTGGGGGGGATCGAGCCCTCTACGACCTGGATGCTCACCGCCATGGAACACGGAAAGAGTGTCGTCACGCCCAACAAGGCAGCAGTAGCTGCCAACTTCCAGAAGCTAATGGCGACCAGCAAGGAGAACGACGTTCTCTTCCGGTTTGAGGCCTGTGTTGGCGGCGGGATCCCCTGCCTGACCTCTATCCTTGAACCCCTGTCCGGAAACGATTTTCTTCAGGTCAGCGGTATCCTCAACGGGACCACCAACTACATCCTCAGCAAGATGTATGACGAGGGGCTGGACTACGATGTGATCCTGAAGGACGCCCAGGAGAAAGGCTTCGCGGAGGCCGACCCCACTGCCGATGTGGAAGGGATCGACTGTGCCAACAAGCTTTCCATTCTGATTTCCCTTTGCTTTGGCAAGTACATTCCGCCTATGGATATCCCGAGAACGGGAATCACAGGCGTGGATAAGGCGCAGATCGAGGCGGCCCGTGCTGCTGGCAACAAGATCAAACTCCTCTCCTATGCATCTCTGGATGAGAACGGCGAGGTAGACTGCTACGTCAAGCCGGTGGAACTGCCCCTTTCGCACCCCCTGTCCGGTGTGAACAACGAATACAACGCCATTTACATAACAGGAAATATGGTCGACGATGTCATGCTCTATGGCAAGGGTGCAGGTCCGCACCCCACAGGCAGTGCCATTGCCGGCGACATCATCAGTATCATGCGTGAATATAATAGATAA